From a region of the Nitrospira sp. genome:
- a CDS encoding PAS domain S-box protein → MTLWSRFHSLQQKIIAAIVMVGLLPLTLLLALIYVEERRALRESTGANFKEVAVEAARRIEIHITRGMNEAQQLATTPFLRTAVSEANRTYEGKDAQSISDIIKDWQQRWRQRDKRSEFPLFVNRIVTNYLIRWHEIRKSDYLGILITDGQGALVVSSIPQVEYSYVKTGWWQAVVKGGSRQPYVSEIAFDPSFGTHVVVVAAPILDDQRRTVIGAVTILLRRDTLFQSIADGSFGMTGHAMLLASDGGVVICPVLAPEAHSIDTELLSTLGVMKPAWAVAADDSHGNKRALIGFAPVRFADQLATGSLGGKRWITLVRQDAAETFAPLGELMTKMLLFGSVVLMSLGGIGVIVARRIARPIQLLHDGVQQIGSGRLEQRVELKTGDEIEGLAQAFNQMASNLQRSFGQLEQRMTEVRQLEEKYRDLIEHAPEMICQLDRGGRLVHVNKTGLDKLGYTSDEMLGMKLWDCVPKGQELNVLHFLEGLVSHGQSSMETVLLANDGRSMDVEVHGTALFDQERGGLIHSRAFVRDVTQRRRLEQEIQRYTVGLEQAVSERTEQLTVSQSRYKALFDFVADSVFMVSATGAVVAVNEREVRVLGYAESKIVGQNFLDIVPDAYHQAFTSWLYDVSTEQRQVATQEITVYHADLDEIPVEMDLIRVGGTEPVLVMVQLRDITDRKKLEGQLQSYREDLELKVRERTREIEETKQYLENLLENANDVIYTLDLDQQFTYVNGKVNAWGYRKDDLIGRPYLSLLSRRHRGRRLKSTLDIGAKQVYEVEVVTRLGEVRTVMVSVSPLQGADGEILGVLGIARDMTETKKLERQIRHAEKLASIGQLAAGVAHEINNPLGGILNCLYNLRKGPLSPARQEEYWVSMEHGVRRVQKIVRQLLDFSQQHEPAFSPADINRIVDQVLGLTTHLFVPNRIRLETVPGEGLPNVMVDRHMIEQVLMNLILNAVQAMKNGGVLTIRTSVVEGICRVDVNDTGSGIPASVLPRVFDPFFTTKGEGEGTGLGLSVNLGIVERHGGKILVESEVGKGTTFTLCLPVSRERTFAEREV, encoded by the coding sequence ATGACACTCTGGAGCCGTTTTCACAGCCTCCAGCAGAAGATCATCGCAGCGATCGTGATGGTCGGTCTCTTGCCGCTTACGCTCCTGCTTGCCCTCATCTATGTAGAAGAGCGACGTGCTTTGCGAGAATCGACGGGGGCGAATTTCAAAGAAGTGGCCGTCGAAGCCGCCCGTCGGATCGAGATCCACATTACGCGAGGTATGAACGAAGCCCAACAACTGGCGACGACACCCTTCCTTCGCACCGCCGTCTCAGAGGCCAACCGCACGTACGAAGGCAAAGACGCTCAAAGCATTTCAGATATCATCAAGGACTGGCAGCAGCGGTGGAGGCAGCGCGACAAACGAAGCGAATTTCCGCTCTTCGTCAACCGAATTGTGACCAACTACTTGATTCGATGGCACGAGATTCGAAAGTCGGACTATCTCGGCATTTTGATCACCGATGGACAGGGAGCCTTGGTCGTCAGCTCAATTCCCCAAGTGGAGTATTCCTATGTCAAGACCGGCTGGTGGCAGGCTGTGGTAAAAGGCGGCAGTCGGCAGCCATACGTGAGCGAAATCGCTTTCGACCCATCGTTCGGGACTCATGTGGTCGTGGTGGCTGCTCCGATCCTGGACGATCAACGTCGAACTGTGATCGGAGCCGTGACGATCCTGCTTCGACGGGATACCTTGTTCCAGTCCATCGCAGACGGCTCCTTCGGCATGACAGGACACGCTATGCTGCTCGCCTCAGACGGAGGTGTGGTGATTTGCCCGGTCCTTGCTCCCGAGGCCCATTCGATCGATACCGAATTGCTCAGTACGCTGGGGGTTATGAAACCGGCATGGGCAGTGGCCGCCGACGATTCGCACGGAAATAAGCGCGCCCTGATCGGGTTTGCACCGGTGCGGTTTGCCGATCAACTCGCGACAGGCAGTCTCGGCGGAAAACGATGGATTACCCTGGTGCGTCAGGATGCAGCGGAAACGTTCGCTCCGCTGGGCGAGCTGATGACCAAGATGTTGTTGTTCGGCTCGGTGGTGTTGATGAGCCTTGGGGGGATCGGGGTCATCGTGGCTCGCAGGATCGCGCGGCCCATTCAGCTGTTGCACGATGGAGTGCAGCAGATTGGGAGCGGTCGCTTGGAGCAGCGGGTGGAGTTGAAGACCGGCGATGAAATCGAAGGACTTGCCCAGGCCTTCAATCAGATGGCGTCCAATCTGCAACGTTCGTTCGGACAGCTGGAACAACGGATGACGGAGGTCCGGCAGTTGGAGGAAAAGTATCGAGATCTGATCGAACATGCTCCGGAAATGATCTGTCAACTCGACCGCGGCGGTCGACTGGTGCACGTCAATAAGACCGGCCTGGACAAACTCGGATATACTTCCGACGAGATGCTCGGCATGAAGCTCTGGGATTGTGTTCCCAAGGGACAGGAATTGAACGTATTGCACTTCCTGGAAGGGCTCGTGTCACACGGGCAAAGCTCGATGGAAACGGTGCTGTTGGCCAACGATGGTCGGTCGATGGATGTGGAGGTTCATGGGACGGCCCTGTTCGATCAAGAACGAGGCGGACTGATTCACTCCCGTGCGTTCGTTCGAGATGTGACCCAACGACGTCGGTTGGAGCAGGAGATACAGAGGTACACCGTTGGGTTGGAACAGGCGGTGTCGGAGCGCACCGAGCAGCTGACGGTCTCTCAATCCCGCTACAAGGCCTTGTTCGACTTCGTGGCCGATTCTGTGTTTATGGTGAGTGCAACGGGGGCTGTCGTTGCCGTCAATGAACGGGAAGTGCGGGTGCTCGGCTATGCCGAATCGAAGATCGTCGGGCAAAACTTTCTCGACATCGTACCGGATGCGTACCACCAAGCGTTCACGAGTTGGTTGTACGATGTCAGTACGGAGCAACGGCAGGTCGCCACTCAGGAAATAACTGTGTACCACGCCGATCTCGACGAGATCCCCGTGGAAATGGACCTGATCCGCGTGGGTGGGACCGAACCAGTGCTTGTGATGGTGCAGCTTCGCGATATCACCGACCGGAAGAAGCTCGAGGGCCAACTGCAATCATACCGAGAAGACCTGGAGCTGAAAGTCCGGGAGCGCACCAGAGAAATCGAAGAGACCAAGCAGTACTTAGAAAATTTGCTCGAGAACGCCAACGACGTCATTTATACACTCGATCTCGATCAACAGTTCACCTATGTCAACGGCAAGGTCAATGCATGGGGATATCGCAAGGATGATTTGATCGGTCGGCCCTATCTCTCGCTCCTTTCACGGCGTCATCGGGGGCGGCGTCTGAAGAGCACATTGGATATCGGAGCCAAGCAGGTGTACGAGGTCGAGGTTGTGACTCGGCTGGGTGAAGTGCGTACCGTCATGGTCAGTGTCTCTCCCCTTCAAGGAGCCGACGGGGAGATCCTTGGAGTGCTTGGCATCGCGCGTGACATGACGGAGACCAAGAAGCTGGAGCGACAGATTCGTCATGCGGAAAAACTGGCCTCAATCGGCCAATTGGCGGCCGGGGTGGCCCATGAGATCAACAATCCACTGGGCGGGATTCTCAATTGTCTCTACAACCTTCGAAAAGGTCCCCTCTCTCCGGCACGTCAAGAGGAATACTGGGTCTCCATGGAACATGGCGTTCGACGTGTTCAAAAGATCGTTCGGCAGTTGCTCGATTTTTCACAGCAGCACGAACCGGCATTCAGCCCGGCCGATATCAATCGAATCGTCGACCAGGTACTGGGGTTGACCACTCACCTCTTTGTACCCAATCGGATTCGCTTGGAAACCGTTCCTGGGGAGGGATTGCCGAACGTGATGGTTGATCGGCATATGATCGAACAGGTCTTGATGAACTTGATTTTGAACGCCGTGCAAGCCATGAAAAACGGTGGAGTGCTGACGATCAGAACATCCGTGGTCGAGGGCATCTGCCGGGTCGACGTGAACGATACGGGTTCGGGCATTCCTGCATCCGTCCTCCCACGAGTCTTTGATCCTTTCTTCACGACCAAAGGGGAAGGGGAGGGGACGGGGCTGGGTCTTTCGGTCAATCTCGGCATCGTGGAACGTCATGGCGGGAAAATTTTGGTCGAGAGCGAGGTCGGAAAGGGAACGACCTTCACATTGTGCCTGCCCGTGTCACGAGAACGTACCTTTGCGGAGAGGGAGGTATGA
- the secF gene encoding protein translocase subunit SecF, with protein MISLQGKAQSDQKGARMLEILGKTNIDFMGKRKFSFLFSGIMALLGLIALVQIARGAANLGIDFAGGTAVQLKFEQQVRIDEARKALEANGLDDAELQEFGLDNKLLIRVKASTTIEEKTADRVVGIFAKEFPATKFVVDSTTEIGPTIGKKLQEDALVAIVISFAGIILYIAARFELRFGVAAALSTFHDVLAVVGSFYLLDKEITLLIVTALLTLAGYSLTDTVVVFDRIRENLKLRRRESEEATINAAINQVLSRTIVTSSTVVLVLIPLTVAGGEVLHDFSLALLWGVVVGTYSSIFVASPLLLLWPGTPGRLLKRG; from the coding sequence ATGATCAGTCTTCAGGGGAAGGCGCAAAGCGATCAAAAGGGAGCGCGCATGTTAGAGATTCTCGGGAAGACCAACATTGACTTCATGGGCAAGCGCAAGTTCTCGTTTCTCTTTTCAGGAATTATGGCCTTGCTCGGCCTCATCGCGCTCGTACAGATTGCGCGAGGGGCGGCTAATTTGGGCATCGACTTCGCCGGAGGGACGGCTGTGCAACTCAAGTTCGAGCAGCAGGTCCGGATCGATGAAGCCCGCAAGGCCCTGGAAGCCAACGGCTTGGACGATGCGGAGTTGCAGGAATTCGGACTCGACAACAAACTCCTCATTCGGGTGAAGGCTTCCACGACGATCGAAGAGAAGACCGCGGATCGTGTGGTGGGAATCTTCGCCAAAGAGTTCCCTGCCACTAAATTCGTGGTCGACTCCACGACTGAGATTGGACCGACCATCGGGAAGAAGCTTCAGGAAGATGCGCTCGTCGCAATCGTCATCTCATTTGCGGGCATTATCCTGTACATTGCGGCGCGATTCGAGCTCCGGTTCGGCGTTGCCGCCGCGTTGTCGACGTTTCATGACGTCTTGGCCGTGGTCGGGTCCTTCTATCTCTTGGACAAAGAAATTACCCTTCTGATCGTGACCGCGCTCTTGACGCTGGCGGGATATTCCTTGACCGACACCGTCGTGGTGTTTGATCGGATCAGGGAAAATCTGAAGTTGAGGCGTCGAGAAAGCGAGGAAGCGACGATCAACGCCGCCATCAATCAGGTGCTGAGTCGTACGATCGTGACCAGCTCAACCGTGGTGCTCGTCCTTATCCCGTTGACCGTGGCAGGCGGGGAAGTGCTGCACGATTTCTCACTTGCGCTGCTCTGGGGGGTGGTTGTCGGTACCTATTCCTCGATATTCGTCGCCAGCCCTCTCTTATTGTTGTGGCCGGGAACGCCGGGCCGACTCTTGAAACGCGGCTGA
- a CDS encoding sigma-54 dependent transcriptional regulator → MKGLTILLVDDEPLMRLSMMDALEAVGCDVRAVPTGTEGIDAIRENTFDVVITDLRLPGVDGLTVLRTAKDKEPQTEVLMITAHGSVETAVEAMKLGAFDYITKPFQMDEMLLIVERVSGMIALRRENQDLKHQLEDKFCFNGILGANSRMRAVLDKIKLVAETDSTVLIVGESGTGKELVANALHQNSSRKGYPLIKVSCAALPETLLEAELFGHEKGAFTGALRQRRGRFEMANRGTLFLDEIGEISPVVQVKLLRVLQERTFERVGSNEPIETDVRLVCATQKDLRKEVAQGRFREDLFYRLNVVPVVVPPLRERQEDIMVIADHVLATCSLKLNKQLRGFSQQARELLLRYSYPGNVRELENMVERAVALGRDRAAVQPADLCGFQACPFLGGVPQESCGFCSEGLTGGKKKKDATLTSLAVARERFEKDYIVSVLERVDGSRTTASRILGLSRKALWEKCKRYGVPSAHSDAEDES, encoded by the coding sequence ATGAAAGGGTTGACCATTCTGCTGGTCGACGATGAGCCTTTGATGCGGCTATCCATGATGGACGCATTGGAGGCAGTCGGTTGCGATGTCCGGGCGGTACCGACCGGGACGGAAGGGATCGACGCGATCCGAGAGAACACATTTGATGTGGTGATCACCGACCTCCGGTTACCTGGTGTGGATGGCCTGACCGTGCTCCGGACGGCCAAAGACAAGGAGCCCCAGACCGAGGTCCTCATGATTACCGCACATGGATCAGTCGAAACAGCTGTTGAAGCCATGAAGCTGGGAGCATTTGATTACATCACGAAGCCATTCCAGATGGATGAAATGCTCCTGATCGTCGAGCGGGTCAGCGGCATGATCGCACTCCGTCGGGAGAATCAGGACCTCAAACATCAGCTCGAAGATAAGTTCTGTTTCAACGGCATTCTAGGGGCGAACAGTCGGATGCGCGCCGTGCTCGACAAGATCAAGCTCGTGGCTGAGACCGATTCTACCGTGCTGATCGTCGGTGAGAGCGGGACGGGTAAGGAGCTTGTCGCCAATGCGTTGCATCAGAACAGCTCGCGGAAAGGGTATCCGCTGATCAAAGTCAGCTGCGCCGCGTTACCGGAGACGTTGCTGGAAGCGGAGCTCTTCGGCCACGAGAAAGGCGCGTTTACCGGTGCCCTGCGTCAGCGCCGGGGGCGATTCGAAATGGCAAATCGAGGGACTTTGTTCCTGGACGAAATCGGCGAAATCTCGCCTGTGGTGCAGGTGAAGCTCTTGCGTGTCCTGCAGGAGCGTACGTTCGAACGTGTGGGAAGCAACGAGCCTATAGAAACGGATGTGCGGCTCGTGTGCGCCACACAGAAAGACCTGCGCAAAGAGGTGGCTCAGGGCCGGTTCCGTGAAGACCTCTTTTACCGGCTCAACGTCGTGCCGGTCGTCGTTCCACCGCTCAGGGAACGGCAAGAGGACATTATGGTGATCGCCGATCATGTCCTCGCAACATGCTCGCTGAAGCTGAACAAACAGCTGCGCGGGTTTTCCCAGCAGGCGCGTGAATTATTGCTTCGCTATTCGTACCCGGGCAATGTGCGGGAGTTAGAAAATATGGTCGAGCGGGCCGTGGCTCTCGGTCGAGACCGTGCCGCGGTTCAACCGGCCGACCTCTGTGGATTTCAAGCTTGCCCATTCCTGGGGGGCGTCCCACAGGAATCCTGTGGATTCTGTAGCGAAGGTTTGACCGGAGGGAAAAAGAAGAAGGATGCGACCCTGACATCGCTTGCTGTCGCGCGAGAGCGATTCGAGAAGGACTACATCGTCTCCGTGTTGGAACGTGTCGATGGGAGCCGCACGACCGCCTCCAGAATCTTGGGACTGTCCAGAAAAGCACTTTGGGAGAAATGCAAACGCTATGGTGTTCCGTCTGCACATAGCGACGCTGAAGATGAAAGCTGA
- the secD gene encoding protein translocase subunit SecD codes for MKKVSGRLWLLTLVILASVLAFLPSYQPMYQALPSWVKGVLPNKGITLGLDLQGGIHMVLEVDEDRAVEIAVDRSVTALQDLVAEKKVAADSIKRTGHDQITIQLQNADAKAPVQKLIDNFPIFVEKESAGSTNTVVWELREAEAKRIKDSAINQALETIRNRIDQFGVAEPIVQRQGLKQIVVQLPGVKDPKRAKDLIKETALLEFKMLDEDIHLDLPARVPKDKEAEVIQQFAGKMPEGDQILFERLVDKDTGLEFRIPYVVKKRVMLTGDVLSDARVAIGQFNDSYVSITFDSKGGQEFERITGENVKKRMAVVLDNTIYSAPVIQERISGGRAQITGTFTTQEANDLAIVLRAGALPAPLKIVQDLTVGPSLGQDSIDKGVRATLIAGVMVVIFMVVYYRLSGLIADFALVLNLICLMGALSALTATLTLPGIAGIVLTIGMGVDSNVLIFERIREELRGGKAVRSAIDAGYDKAFLTIVDSHVTTLITGVALFLFGTGPIKGFAVTLCLGIAINLFTALVGTKVIFDLLYHRQKVEALSI; via the coding sequence TGGATCTACAGGGCGGCATCCACATGGTCCTGGAGGTGGACGAGGACCGTGCCGTGGAGATTGCGGTGGACCGTTCCGTCACGGCGCTGCAAGATCTCGTCGCCGAAAAGAAGGTGGCGGCCGATTCCATCAAGCGAACCGGGCATGATCAAATCACGATTCAGTTACAAAATGCCGACGCAAAGGCTCCGGTTCAAAAACTAATCGACAACTTCCCTATTTTTGTCGAGAAGGAGTCGGCAGGATCGACCAATACCGTCGTGTGGGAGCTTCGCGAGGCGGAAGCCAAGCGAATTAAGGATTCGGCGATCAACCAAGCCCTGGAAACCATCCGCAATCGGATCGATCAATTCGGTGTCGCGGAGCCGATCGTTCAGCGTCAAGGGTTGAAGCAAATCGTCGTCCAGCTGCCTGGTGTCAAGGATCCCAAACGAGCCAAGGATCTGATCAAAGAGACGGCGCTGCTTGAATTCAAGATGTTGGATGAAGACATCCACCTGGATCTACCAGCACGTGTTCCGAAAGACAAAGAAGCCGAGGTGATCCAGCAGTTTGCCGGAAAGATGCCGGAAGGCGACCAGATCTTATTCGAACGACTGGTCGATAAGGACACCGGTCTTGAGTTTCGCATTCCCTATGTCGTCAAGAAACGGGTCATGCTGACCGGTGATGTGCTGAGCGATGCACGTGTCGCCATCGGTCAATTCAACGATTCGTATGTGTCCATCACATTTGACTCCAAAGGGGGACAGGAATTCGAACGGATTACGGGCGAGAACGTGAAGAAGCGGATGGCTGTCGTCCTCGATAACACCATCTATTCGGCGCCGGTTATCCAAGAACGTATCTCAGGGGGACGTGCACAGATTACCGGGACTTTCACCACGCAAGAGGCCAATGATTTGGCGATTGTCTTACGAGCCGGGGCGTTGCCCGCTCCACTGAAGATCGTCCAAGATCTCACGGTCGGACCATCCCTTGGACAAGATTCCATCGACAAGGGCGTCAGAGCGACCCTCATTGCGGGGGTGATGGTGGTGATCTTCATGGTCGTCTATTACCGCCTATCCGGGCTTATCGCCGATTTTGCGCTGGTGCTGAACCTTATCTGTCTCATGGGTGCACTATCTGCGTTGACCGCTACGTTGACCCTCCCCGGCATCGCCGGTATTGTGCTGACGATCGGAATGGGAGTCGACTCCAACGTCCTGATTTTCGAGCGCATCCGTGAAGAACTCCGTGGCGGAAAGGCCGTACGATCGGCCATCGATGCGGGTTACGACAAAGCGTTCCTGACGATCGTCGACTCACACGTCACGACGTTGATCACAGGGGTGGCTCTGTTTCTCTTCGGGACCGGGCCGATCAAAGGGTTTGCCGTGACCTTGTGTCTTGGCATCGCCATCAACCTCTTCACGGCGTTGGTCGGGACAAAAGTAATATTTGATCTGTTGTATCATCGACAAAAAGTCGAAGCGCTGAGCATCTAG